The following proteins are co-located in the Labrys monachus genome:
- a CDS encoding L-idonate 5-dehydrogenase encodes MKAVVIHAAGDLRVEDVAASNPGPNDVEVRIGAGGICGSDLHYYRHGGFGTVRLKEPMILGHEIAGTVTAVGTQVTSLVPGQKVAVNPSRACGVCRFCREGLQNHCLDMRFYGSAMRFPHVQGGFRESLTCDAAQAVPVPDHVSLTEAAFAEPLAVCLHAVTRAGSLLGKRVLVTGAGPIGVLIAAAARRAGALEIVVTDIVDAPLAIARTVGVDRTVNVAEAPEGLEAYERDKGVFDVMFEAAGSAATLLTGLRVVRPRGLIVQVGQGAEATLPMSLIVTKEVEVRGAFRFHEEFATAVSFIADRLVDVRPLLTDVVALDDARRAFDLASDKSRSMKVQLAFG; translated from the coding sequence ATGAAGGCAGTTGTAATCCATGCGGCAGGCGACCTGCGCGTCGAGGACGTGGCGGCCTCCAACCCCGGCCCGAACGACGTCGAGGTGCGGATCGGTGCCGGCGGCATCTGCGGCTCGGACCTGCATTATTATCGGCATGGCGGCTTCGGCACCGTTCGCCTGAAGGAGCCGATGATTCTCGGCCATGAGATCGCCGGCACCGTCACGGCGGTCGGCACGCAGGTGACCTCCCTCGTTCCCGGCCAGAAGGTCGCCGTCAATCCGAGCCGGGCCTGCGGCGTGTGCCGGTTCTGCCGGGAGGGGCTGCAGAACCACTGTCTCGACATGCGCTTCTACGGCAGCGCCATGCGCTTTCCCCATGTCCAGGGCGGCTTCCGGGAAAGCCTGACCTGCGATGCCGCCCAGGCCGTGCCGGTTCCGGACCATGTCTCCCTGACCGAGGCCGCCTTCGCCGAGCCGCTGGCCGTCTGCCTGCATGCCGTCACGCGGGCCGGATCGCTGCTCGGCAAACGGGTGCTGGTGACCGGCGCGGGGCCGATCGGCGTGCTGATCGCCGCGGCCGCCCGGCGCGCCGGCGCGCTCGAAATCGTCGTCACCGACATCGTCGACGCGCCCCTCGCGATCGCCCGCACGGTCGGGGTGGACCGTACCGTCAACGTCGCCGAGGCCCCGGAGGGCCTGGAGGCCTATGAACGCGACAAGGGCGTCTTCGACGTGATGTTCGAGGCCGCCGGCAGCGCCGCCACCCTGCTCACCGGCCTGCGGGTCGTGAGGCCGCGCGGCCTCATCGTCCAGGTCGGCCAGGGCGCGGAGGCGACGCTGCCGATGTCCCTGATCGTCACCAAGGAAGTGGAAGTGCGGGGCGCCTTCCGCTTCCACGAGGAATTCGCCACCGCCGTGTCCTTCATCGCCGACCGGCTGGTGGATGTCCGCCCCCTGCTGACGGATGTCGTCGCGCTCGACGACGCCCGGCGGGCCTTCGACCTCGCATCGGACAAGAGCCGCAGCATGAAGGTCCAGCTCGCCTTCGGCTGA
- a CDS encoding CorA family divalent cation transporter, whose product MDDLTNDRARLPGNFFVPEAVAGLIWAYRFREGYPPEPLQPGEVTAALAAEDGWLWLHFNLTDRLAQEWIGSFEPLPEQARKPFLALDDTLGLHAADHVVYGVIADFHGELGEETNQIGRLRFALTDRLVISGRRRPLRSVDEIRRALQGGLNVPVAGALIETIIDRFCDAVARRIAVMTDELDAAEDDVVDDRATNERLRVVEVRRTMVRIHRQLYSLANVMRKWDGRPNETAPPTLHIAAGRLAARLESLDHDIQTVQDRARLLQEEVAARLADDTNRSLRALSILTALLLPGSLVASIFGMNTHDLPFLDTPNGFWYAAVVGVIATALFYWILKKVGAGLRL is encoded by the coding sequence ATGGACGATTTGACGAATGACAGGGCCCGGCTGCCGGGCAATTTTTTCGTGCCGGAGGCTGTCGCCGGCCTGATCTGGGCCTATCGCTTCCGGGAAGGCTACCCGCCCGAACCGCTGCAGCCCGGCGAGGTTACGGCGGCGCTCGCAGCCGAGGACGGCTGGCTCTGGCTGCATTTCAACCTGACCGATCGCCTGGCCCAGGAATGGATCGGCTCCTTCGAGCCGCTGCCGGAACAGGCGCGCAAGCCCTTCCTCGCTCTCGACGACACGCTGGGCCTGCATGCCGCCGATCATGTCGTCTATGGCGTCATCGCCGATTTTCACGGCGAACTCGGCGAGGAGACCAACCAGATCGGGCGCCTGCGCTTCGCCCTGACCGACAGGCTGGTGATCTCGGGCCGCCGGCGGCCGTTGCGATCGGTGGACGAAATCCGCCGGGCCCTGCAGGGCGGCCTGAACGTGCCGGTCGCGGGGGCGCTGATCGAAACCATCATCGACCGCTTCTGCGATGCCGTCGCCCGCCGCATCGCTGTCATGACCGATGAACTCGATGCCGCCGAGGACGACGTCGTCGACGACCGGGCGACGAACGAGCGCCTGCGGGTCGTCGAGGTCAGGCGGACGATGGTGCGCATCCATCGCCAGCTCTATTCGCTCGCCAATGTGATGCGCAAATGGGACGGCCGGCCGAACGAGACGGCGCCGCCGACCCTGCACATCGCGGCGGGGCGGCTGGCGGCGCGGCTGGAATCGCTCGACCACGACATCCAGACGGTCCAGGATCGGGCGCGGCTTCTGCAGGAAGAGGTCGCCGCCAGGCTGGCGGACGATACCAACCGGTCCCTCCGGGCGCTGTCGATCCTGACGGCGCTGCTGCTGCCGGGCAGCCTCGTGGCCAGCATCTTCGGCATGAACACCCACGATCTGCCGTTTCTCGATACCCCGAACGGCTTCTGGTATGCGGCGGTGGTCGGCGTGATCGCCACGGCGCTGTTCTACTGGATCCTCAAGAAGGTCGGCGCCGGCCTGCGCCTGTAG